Proteins encoded by one window of Sulfurospirillum barnesii SES-3:
- the dnaJ gene encoding molecular chaperone DnaJ, whose product MDLEYYEVLEISRSADAAEIKKAYRRLALQYHPDRNQGDKEAEEKFKAINEAYQVLSDEQKRSTYDRYGKQGLDSQGFSHFSDMRYEDIMGDLGSIFESVFGGGFGSGGFGGGSTKQNRKYNLDLEAEVTLAFNEAIFGCKKEVSFSYKKPCDTCDGTGSKDKSKGVCKECNGKGQVFYRQGFMTFSQTCPACNGKGSVVTNPCSDCKGKGFSMVDDKVTIDIPEGIDNNNRIRVAGRGNIDERGVRGDLYILVLAKEDEHFVRHNDDIYIEVPVFFTQVALGETIKIPTIRGETELELPLGAKDKQQFIFKKEGVKNVHTHQLGSMIAQISIRYPKKLTKEQREMLGKLQEEFGIESKHKDEKYESVFDKIKSWFD is encoded by the coding sequence GTGGATTTAGAATATTATGAAGTCTTAGAAATCAGCAGATCTGCCGACGCTGCTGAGATAAAAAAAGCGTACAGAAGATTGGCATTGCAATACCACCCCGATCGCAATCAAGGCGACAAAGAGGCGGAAGAGAAATTTAAGGCGATTAATGAGGCGTATCAAGTCTTAAGTGATGAACAAAAACGCTCAACGTATGATCGTTATGGTAAACAAGGACTTGACTCACAAGGCTTTAGTCACTTCTCTGATATGCGCTATGAAGACATTATGGGAGATTTAGGTTCCATTTTTGAGTCTGTCTTTGGCGGTGGCTTTGGGAGTGGTGGTTTTGGAGGTGGAAGCACAAAGCAAAACCGAAAATACAACCTAGACCTTGAAGCTGAAGTCACCCTTGCTTTTAATGAAGCCATTTTTGGGTGTAAAAAAGAGGTCAGCTTCTCGTACAAAAAACCTTGCGATACCTGCGATGGTACAGGAAGTAAAGACAAATCAAAAGGGGTGTGTAAAGAGTGTAATGGCAAAGGTCAAGTCTTTTACCGACAAGGATTTATGACTTTTTCACAAACCTGCCCTGCGTGTAATGGCAAAGGAAGCGTCGTTACCAACCCTTGTTCTGATTGTAAAGGCAAAGGCTTTAGTATGGTGGACGATAAGGTCACCATTGATATTCCTGAAGGCATTGACAACAACAACCGCATTCGGGTTGCGGGACGTGGCAATATAGATGAGCGAGGGGTACGAGGGGATTTGTACATTTTGGTCTTGGCAAAAGAAGATGAGCATTTTGTCCGACATAATGATGATATTTATATTGAAGTGCCTGTATTTTTTACACAAGTAGCCCTGGGAGAAACCATCAAAATTCCAACCATTCGTGGAGAAACAGAGCTTGAACTCCCTTTAGGAGCAAAAGATAAACAACAATTTATCTTCAAAAAAGAAGGTGTTAAGAATGTCCATACGCACCAGTTGGGCAGTATGATTGCGCAAATTTCGATTCGTTACCCTAAAAAACTGACCAAAGAACAAAGAGAGATGCTAGGCAAACTGCAAGAAGAGTTTGGGATTGAAAGCAAACATAAAGATGAAAAATATGAGAGCGTCTTTGACAAAATCAAAAGTTGGTTTGATTAA
- a CDS encoding Spy/CpxP family protein refolding chaperone, whose product MKKSIVTLATLVALGTTSAFAFGGGGCQPMQGNGMNHERGMKQGGMMMGMPMLEQLNLSDEQAHKLAILRSEMKLEMTKLRDPKMMNKMQDLMSAESFDKKAFVKMHNEMHEKMLALQADHMEKVFNLLSKEQRLELKKVMNERPVRAMQRMAPPAK is encoded by the coding sequence ATGAAAAAGTCAATTGTAACTCTTGCAACCCTTGTTGCACTAGGAACAACAAGCGCATTTGCGTTTGGTGGTGGAGGATGCCAGCCGATGCAAGGCAATGGTATGAATCATGAAAGAGGTATGAAACAAGGTGGCATGATGATGGGTATGCCTATGCTAGAACAATTAAATCTGAGCGATGAGCAAGCACATAAATTGGCTATTTTACGCAGTGAAATGAAGTTAGAGATGACCAAACTTCGCGATCCAAAAATGATGAATAAAATGCAAGATTTAATGAGTGCGGAGAGCTTTGATAAAAAAGCATTTGTAAAAATGCACAATGAAATGCATGAAAAAATGCTGGCACTTCAAGCAGACCACATGGAAAAAGTCTTTAATCTTTTAAGCAAAGAGCAACGCTTGGAGCTTAAAAAAGTAATGAATGAGCGCCCTGTAAGAGCTATGCAAAGAATGGCTCCTCCAGCAAAATAA
- a CDS encoding response regulator transcription factor has protein sequence MINVLMIEDDEEFAEILSEYLEKYNIKITNYADPYLGLSAGIKKYDLLILDLTLPGMDGLEVCKEVVAKYDIPIIISSARSDISDKVIGLQIGADDYLPKPYDPKEMYARIQSLIRRYKKSSAIEEAHNSSAFVVDEKRHEISFKGEVLNLTPAEYEILSYMIRQNGFSISREQLVYNCKSLKDKGSKSLDVIVGRLRSKIGDDSKNPEHIHSVRGIGYKLVG, from the coding sequence ATGATTAACGTCTTAATGATTGAAGATGATGAAGAGTTTGCTGAGATTTTAAGCGAGTATCTTGAAAAATACAATATAAAAATCACCAATTATGCGGATCCGTATTTGGGGCTTAGTGCGGGGATTAAAAAGTATGATTTATTAATTTTAGATTTAACCCTTCCTGGAATGGATGGGCTTGAAGTCTGCAAAGAAGTGGTCGCAAAGTATGATATTCCTATTATTATCTCCTCTGCACGCAGTGATATTAGCGATAAAGTCATTGGGCTTCAAATTGGAGCGGATGATTACCTTCCAAAACCGTATGATCCAAAAGAGATGTACGCACGCATTCAAAGCTTAATTCGTCGCTACAAAAAAAGCTCAGCTATAGAAGAAGCCCACAACAGCAGTGCGTTTGTTGTCGATGAAAAACGCCATGAAATCTCTTTTAAAGGAGAGGTTTTAAATCTTACACCTGCAGAGTATGAGATTCTCTCCTACATGATTCGTCAAAATGGATTTTCGATTTCACGTGAACAGCTGGTGTATAACTGCAAATCCCTGAAAGATAAAGGCTCAAAAAGTTTGGATGTGATTGTAGGGCGTTTGCGTTCTAAAATAGGGGACGATTCAAAAAATCCAGAGCATATTCACTCCGTTCGGGGCATTGGGTATAAATTGGTCGGATGA
- a CDS encoding ArsS family sensor histidine kinase produces the protein MIKNSILNKISAIFALSLFLLVMFFALLLEHQGERNLENMKQRQLQSVNYLLVMYRNNVQPGDIEEYFNNFGLKKVSSKHLRDSVLERGVVIFQKLSPISRFSSIVYNDRYYLFIDNFESSVLLESQENKNFNESLWVVFVISLSLLVYMYVSIYKSISPLKSLSSKIRKFAGGDLDIECKSNSSDEIGEVANEFDKAAKKIRDLIHSRQLFLRTLMHELKTPIGKGRIVSEMLEDATAKKRLINVFARLDLLIAEFSKVEQLSARHYDLHVKEYTLLHVLEHAIDLLMLDEKKQDEQIKMVGDFDVTISVDFDLMALAIKNLMDNAIKHSVKKEVILKNEGEKLIVANQGEPLQMAIEEYFEPFVSGSKACGSGLGLGLYIVSNIMALHGLAVGYAYVDGYHEFSLDFSKGKSV, from the coding sequence ATGATTAAAAACTCTATTTTAAATAAAATCAGCGCTATTTTTGCACTCTCTCTTTTTTTATTGGTGATGTTCTTTGCCCTTTTATTGGAGCATCAAGGCGAACGCAATTTAGAAAACATGAAACAGCGCCAACTCCAATCGGTCAATTACCTTTTGGTGATGTATCGAAACAATGTTCAGCCTGGAGATATTGAGGAGTATTTCAATAATTTTGGGCTTAAAAAAGTAAGCAGCAAGCATTTACGAGATTCTGTACTTGAGCGGGGCGTGGTTATTTTTCAAAAACTCTCTCCCATTAGTCGCTTCTCTTCCATTGTGTACAATGACCGTTATTATCTCTTTATTGATAATTTTGAATCCAGTGTGCTGTTAGAGAGTCAGGAAAATAAAAATTTTAACGAGAGTTTGTGGGTTGTTTTTGTCATCTCATTATCGCTTTTGGTTTACATGTACGTTTCCATTTACAAAAGCATATCACCGCTTAAAAGCCTCAGCAGTAAAATTCGTAAATTTGCAGGGGGCGATTTGGACATTGAGTGCAAGAGTAATTCTAGCGATGAAATTGGTGAAGTTGCCAATGAGTTTGATAAAGCCGCCAAAAAAATACGGGATCTCATTCACTCCAGACAGCTTTTTTTACGTACCTTAATGCATGAACTCAAAACCCCTATTGGTAAAGGGCGTATTGTCTCAGAAATGCTTGAGGATGCAACGGCTAAGAAGAGGTTAATTAATGTATTTGCACGGTTGGATCTTTTAATTGCAGAATTTTCCAAAGTTGAGCAATTAAGTGCACGGCATTATGATTTACATGTAAAGGAGTATACGCTTTTGCACGTCCTTGAACACGCCATTGATTTGTTGATGCTGGATGAGAAAAAACAAGATGAGCAGATAAAGATGGTGGGTGATTTTGATGTTACGATAAGTGTTGATTTTGATTTGATGGCACTAGCAATTAAAAATTTAATGGATAACGCCATAAAACACAGTGTGAAAAAAGAGGTGATTTTAAAAAATGAGGGAGAAAAACTCATTGTTGCAAATCAAGGTGAGCCTTTGCAGATGGCAATTGAAGAGTATTTTGAACCGTTTGTTTCAGGCTCAAAAGCGTGTGGCAGTGGTTTAGGGCTTGGGCTTTATATTGTCTCAAATATTATGGCGCTACACGGCTTAGCAGTAGGCTACGCTTATGTGGATGGCTACCATGAATTTAGTCTTGATTTTTCAAAAGGGAAGAGCGTATGA
- the recR gene encoding recombination mediator RecR produces the protein MMRGLEKFNKLVDAFEKLPTVGRKSALRFAYHLVLNDTFSAMKLSNAIESAIKSIRKCERCGALSEHEICDICLDERRDGAKICVVESAKDIFILEEHKLFDGKYFVLCNLDETTLEQLEKIVKEGAKELIFALTPSLANDALIMYIEDKLKMYALQFTKIAQGVPTGVHLENVDMLSLSKALEARTKI, from the coding sequence ATGATGCGGGGACTTGAAAAGTTTAATAAGCTTGTGGATGCCTTTGAAAAGCTTCCAACGGTAGGTCGGAAATCTGCTCTTCGTTTTGCGTATCATTTGGTTTTAAACGATACGTTTTCTGCAATGAAACTCTCCAATGCGATTGAAAGTGCCATTAAAAGTATTCGTAAATGTGAACGCTGTGGTGCTCTTAGTGAGCATGAAATATGCGATATTTGTCTGGATGAGAGGCGCGATGGTGCCAAAATATGTGTGGTGGAAAGTGCCAAAGATATTTTTATTTTAGAGGAACATAAACTCTTTGATGGGAAATATTTTGTGCTGTGCAATTTGGATGAGACAACCCTTGAACAGCTCGAAAAGATTGTTAAAGAGGGCGCAAAAGAGCTTATTTTTGCACTCACACCCTCTTTGGCCAATGATGCGCTTATTATGTACATTGAAGATAAACTAAAGATGTACGCCTTGCAATTTACCAAAATTGCACAGGGTGTTCCGACAGGGGTTCATCTTGAAAATGTCGATATGCTCTCCCTCTCCAAAGCCCTTGAAGCTCGAACAAAGATTTAA
- a CDS encoding FAD-binding and (Fe-S)-binding domain-containing protein: protein MNLSGAYLDFHQEILTFIPEKRIFTDPLHTIAYGTDASFYRLVPKIVIWVQSADEVSRILKLSSKLSLPVVFRAAGTSLSGQAITDSILLVTSRDWKGIRVNDDVSSVTLEPSVVGADANIYLLPYGKKIGPDPASIGSAMIGGIAANNASGMCCGTTDNSYKTLQAMKIIFHDGTELDTASTQSVEAFKQSHADLIKRIDALAKRIKDDQALHDKIVRKFKIKNTCGYGLNSLVDFDEPIDIISHLMIGSEGTLGFIKEITFKTVPEYKDKASALMIFKNVKDACDAITIMRTQCRTRMENAELDAAEMMDRAALKSVEEIEGMPAFLKTLSPTATAVLVESRAPSNEILDANIAVILEKIKHIEPEMPLHFTKDVYEYTKYWKIRKGLFTAVGAARKSGTTCIIEDVAYPIESLADGTLELQELFKKYGYDEAIIFGHALDGNLHFVFNQAFDDPSEIKRYERFMDEVAQQVATKYQGSLKAEHGTGRNMAPFVELEWGSDAYELMKEIKQIFDPKGLINPGVIINADPKIHLKNFKSMPITDPVIDKCIECGFCEPVCPSNFLTLTPRQRIVANRHMKTLENQNDTKGFEAFKAQYQYDGVETCATCSLCSLSCPVGIDTGALTKKIRYQQITPSQDKLATMIANNYGTILGVGSFVLSAVKGVNAIIPNSVMNAMSAGVSALSGNKLPRWKASLPGGHTFKDSRKLFGAAEKVVYFSSCLNRTMGNPKPKSGESELDDLVIGILEKAGFEVIFPESLKPLCCGMPFSSKGYKTQGKQKSSELEAALTKASENGKYPILCDMSSCTKTMMEYFSSGLKVYDPIEFIHDILMDRLPIKQINEPIVIHAICSTRKMGLVEKFENIARRCSTKVTLPTEVTCCGFAGDRGFNYPELNHSALRHLKSSIPRDTKLAFSTGKPCEIGLSEESGLDYRSIFYLLERCMH from the coding sequence ATGAATCTCTCTGGCGCTTACCTTGACTTTCATCAAGAAATACTCACGTTTATTCCTGAAAAAAGAATCTTCACCGACCCACTGCATACCATAGCGTATGGAACAGATGCTTCCTTTTACAGGTTGGTTCCCAAAATTGTTATTTGGGTACAAAGTGCCGATGAAGTGAGTCGTATTTTAAAGCTTTCCTCTAAACTTTCGCTTCCTGTGGTCTTTCGTGCTGCTGGAACAAGTCTTTCAGGGCAAGCCATTACCGATTCTATTTTACTTGTGACCTCACGGGATTGGAAAGGGATTCGTGTCAATGACGATGTGAGCAGTGTTACCCTAGAGCCTTCTGTTGTAGGGGCAGATGCAAATATCTATTTGTTACCTTATGGCAAAAAGATAGGTCCAGATCCTGCAAGTATAGGCTCTGCAATGATTGGTGGAATTGCGGCGAATAATGCCAGTGGTATGTGCTGTGGCACGACGGATAACTCGTATAAAACGCTTCAAGCAATGAAAATTATTTTTCACGATGGAACAGAGCTTGATACAGCCTCCACTCAAAGTGTTGAGGCATTTAAACAAAGCCATGCAGACTTAATAAAACGCATTGATGCCTTAGCCAAACGCATCAAAGATGACCAAGCGCTTCACGATAAAATCGTACGTAAATTTAAAATCAAAAACACCTGCGGGTATGGCTTAAACTCTTTGGTGGATTTTGATGAGCCTATTGATATTATTTCACACTTGATGATTGGCAGTGAGGGCACATTAGGATTTATTAAAGAAATCACCTTTAAAACCGTACCAGAGTATAAAGACAAAGCCAGTGCTTTAATGATTTTTAAAAATGTTAAAGATGCCTGTGATGCCATTACGATTATGCGCACACAGTGCCGAACGCGTATGGAAAATGCTGAACTTGATGCGGCTGAAATGATGGACAGAGCCGCACTTAAAAGCGTAGAAGAGATAGAGGGAATGCCAGCCTTTCTAAAAACACTAAGCCCGACAGCCACAGCCGTTTTGGTAGAATCACGTGCCCCTAGCAATGAAATTTTAGATGCCAATATTGCGGTCATTTTAGAGAAAATCAAACATATTGAGCCCGAAATGCCACTGCATTTTACCAAAGATGTCTATGAGTACACCAAATACTGGAAAATCAGAAAAGGACTTTTTACCGCAGTAGGAGCGGCAAGGAAGAGTGGAACAACGTGTATTATTGAAGATGTGGCGTATCCTATCGAATCATTGGCAGATGGTACCTTAGAATTGCAAGAGCTTTTTAAAAAATACGGTTATGATGAAGCCATTATCTTTGGACATGCCTTAGATGGTAACTTGCACTTTGTCTTCAATCAAGCCTTTGATGATCCTTCCGAAATTAAGCGTTATGAGCGTTTTATGGATGAAGTGGCACAACAAGTGGCAACCAAATACCAAGGAAGCCTCAAAGCAGAACACGGTACGGGTCGCAATATGGCTCCTTTTGTCGAACTTGAATGGGGAAGTGATGCGTATGAGCTGATGAAAGAGATCAAGCAGATTTTTGACCCAAAAGGCTTGATTAATCCAGGTGTTATTATTAACGCAGACCCAAAAATTCACCTTAAAAATTTCAAATCCATGCCAATCACCGACCCTGTGATTGATAAATGTATCGAGTGTGGCTTTTGTGAACCTGTATGCCCCTCTAATTTCTTAACTCTGACACCTCGTCAACGCATCGTAGCAAATCGCCATATGAAAACCTTAGAAAATCAAAACGATACAAAAGGGTTTGAAGCGTTTAAAGCGCAGTATCAATACGATGGTGTTGAAACCTGTGCCACCTGTTCACTGTGTTCACTCTCGTGTCCTGTGGGCATTGATACAGGTGCCTTGACTAAAAAAATTCGTTACCAACAAATCACACCCTCGCAAGACAAACTCGCCACCATGATCGCCAACAATTATGGAACCATTTTGGGTGTGGGAAGTTTTGTTTTAAGCGCGGTAAAAGGGGTTAATGCCATTATTCCAAACAGTGTTATGAATGCGATGAGTGCAGGAGTGAGTGCTCTTAGTGGTAACAAACTCCCTCGTTGGAAAGCTAGTCTTCCAGGAGGTCACACCTTTAAAGACTCTCGAAAATTATTTGGAGCGGCTGAAAAAGTGGTCTATTTTTCTTCATGCTTAAACCGTACCATGGGTAATCCAAAACCAAAAAGCGGTGAGAGTGAATTGGATGATTTGGTGATTGGCATCCTAGAAAAAGCAGGCTTTGAAGTCATTTTTCCAGAATCGCTTAAGCCCTTATGTTGTGGAATGCCTTTTTCTAGTAAAGGCTACAAAACGCAAGGCAAGCAAAAGTCCAGTGAACTTGAAGCGGCATTGACTAAAGCGAGTGAAAATGGAAAATACCCAATTTTATGTGACATGAGTTCTTGTACGAAAACAATGATGGAGTATTTTAGCAGTGGGCTTAAAGTGTATGACCCTATCGAATTTATCCATGATATCTTAATGGATCGTTTACCCATTAAGCAGATTAATGAACCCATTGTTATTCATGCTATCTGTAGCACACGTAAAATGGGCTTAGTGGAAAAATTTGAAAACATTGCACGTCGTTGCAGTACCAAAGTGACCCTTCCAACAGAAGTGACATGTTGTGGTTTTGCGGGCGATCGAGGCTTTAACTACCCAGAACTGAACCATTCAGCACTTCGCCATCTCAAATCTTCTATCCCTAGAGATACCAAATTGGCATTTTCAACAGGAAAACCGTGCGAAATTGGCTTGAGTGAAGAGAGTGGATTGGATTATCGCTCGATTTTCTATCTTCTTGAGCGTTGTATGCACTAA